TAATCCCTTCGCAATTTGCTTCCATTTTCGTTGCTCATTAAGCCTTGCCTGTGTATTTGTCTTGCGCTCTATAAAGGCCAGCTCCTTTTGCAATTTAAAGTAGCTTTGAAGTCGAGATTCCTCAAGCTCCCCATCTGCTATTGCCTGCTGTACAGCACAATGTGGTTCCTTTTGATGTGTACAATCTCGATAATGACAAACCGCTGAAAGCTGTTCTATGTCCTGAAAACTAGAAGCAAGACTATCTCCTTGATCCCATAATTGAAGTTCACGCATTCCTGGCGTATCAATTAAACACCCACCTTCAGGTAGTACCACTAACTCGCGATGTGTTGTCGTATGGCGCCCTTTAGCATCATCATCACGAATGTCAGATACTTTCATGAGCTCTTCGCCACTCAGCATATTTGTCAGTGTAGATTTTCCTGCACCTGAAGAACCAAGCAATGCTCCTGTCACACCATCTGTAAATAATGCACGAATATCCATTAACCCTTCACCTGAATAGGCACTTGTTACAAAAATATCTACTCCAAACGCTACAGATTCAACATCTCTTACCTTATCTGAAACATTAGCACATAAATCAGCCTTTGTTAGTACAATAATCGGTTTTGCCCCTGAATCCCAAGCTGCTATTAAATAACGCTCTAAACGTCGAATATTAAAATCTGCATTTAAGCTCATAACAAGCAGCACAATATCTACATTGGATGCTACAATCTGTTCCTGTATTTCCTGCCCCGCCACCTTGCGTGAAAAAACTGATTTTCGTTTAAATAGTTGATGAATAATAGCCTTTTCTTCACCAGGCATTTTTTCTACTAGTACCCAATCGCCCACTGCTGGAAAGTCCTCGCGTGCTAATGAGGTATAGGCAAAATGCCCTGCAACTGTTGCTAGCCACT
This genomic stretch from Lysinibacillus pakistanensis harbors:
- the rsgA gene encoding ribosome small subunit-dependent GTPase A, whose amino-acid sequence is MNLTALGFNTYFEEQMIEYKKQTKLVNCVPARVTLEHKHSYRVLAEEGEWLATVAGHFAYTSLAREDFPAVGDWVLVEKMPGEEKAIIHQLFKRKSVFSRKVAGQEIQEQIVASNVDIVLLVMSLNADFNIRRLERYLIAAWDSGAKPIIVLTKADLCANVSDKVRDVESVAFGVDIFVTSAYSGEGLMDIRALFTDGVTGALLGSSGAGKSTLTNMLSGEELMKVSDIRDDDAKGRHTTTHRELVVLPEGGCLIDTPGMRELQLWDQGDSLASSFQDIEQLSAVCHYRDCTHQKEPHCAVQQAIADGELEESRLQSYFKLQKELAFIERKTNTQARLNEQRKWKQIAKGLKKGKKK